The following are encoded in a window of Nitrospirota bacterium genomic DNA:
- the pilB gene encoding type IV-A pilus assembly ATPase PilB yields MAPKLGILLTKSNLITEEQLKEAIALQKKEGGKLGANLIKLGYITEEKLVNFLSKQWGIPSINLDDYKIEPSVLKLVPYEIARKYLIIPVARLGATLTIAMADPSNVFVIDDIKFMTGYNVEVVVAGESAILNAITTYYKSAGSALMSSKDGPAKTLQAKDFTISEDELKDEVVTSVDDEIMVDVREFDKVVGDALDSVEAFIPTDEGIIREVDEPVVKLVNGILINAIKGGASDIHIEPYENTLRVRYRVDGVLFNAMNLPLKIKNPITSRIKIMSKLDIAERRLPQDGRIKLRLGKKKEVDFRVSVLPCLFGEKTVLRILDKSNLQVDLTKLGFEEDSLKKFMDSLNKPYGMILVTGPTGSGKTTTLYSALNYLNKPGINIMTAEDPVEYNFLGMNQVQIKEEIGLTFASALRAFLRQSPDIILVGEIRDFETAEIAVKAALTGHLVLSTLHTNDAPSSISRLLNMGIEPFLVSASVILIAAQRLARKVCQECKEEEKIPASALTQLGFSEEEAKTVKCYKGRGCSVCSNSGYKGRIALYEIMPVSNEIREMVLEGASADELKKTAIRLGMKTLRMSGLTKVKEGVTSIEEVLRVTFGD; encoded by the coding sequence ATGGCACCTAAATTAGGTATTTTACTTACAAAATCTAATCTCATCACAGAAGAACAACTTAAGGAAGCGATTGCTTTACAAAAAAAAGAGGGCGGTAAATTGGGAGCAAACCTTATAAAATTGGGTTATATTACTGAGGAAAAATTAGTTAATTTTCTCAGCAAACAATGGGGTATTCCTTCAATAAACCTCGATGATTACAAGATTGAACCATCTGTTTTAAAACTTGTTCCATACGAAATTGCAAGGAAATATCTTATTATCCCAGTTGCACGTTTAGGAGCGACTTTGACAATTGCAATGGCAGACCCATCAAATGTATTTGTTATAGATGATATAAAATTTATGACTGGTTATAATGTTGAGGTTGTAGTGGCAGGTGAATCAGCGATTCTTAATGCAATTACAACGTATTACAAGAGTGCCGGAAGTGCTTTAATGTCATCAAAAGATGGTCCGGCAAAAACATTACAGGCAAAAGACTTTACAATTTCTGAGGATGAATTAAAAGATGAAGTTGTTACTTCAGTCGATGATGAAATTATGGTGGATGTTAGAGAGTTTGATAAAGTTGTGGGAGATGCACTTGACAGCGTTGAGGCATTTATTCCAACAGACGAAGGAATTATAAGAGAAGTAGATGAGCCAGTCGTAAAACTTGTAAATGGTATCCTTATAAATGCTATAAAGGGAGGGGCCAGTGATATACATATAGAGCCGTATGAAAATACATTACGGGTGCGATATCGGGTTGATGGAGTTCTGTTTAATGCAATGAACCTTCCTTTGAAAATAAAGAATCCAATTACTTCAAGAATTAAAATAATGTCAAAACTGGATATTGCTGAAAGAAGACTTCCTCAAGATGGTAGAATTAAGTTAAGACTTGGAAAGAAAAAAGAAGTGGATTTTCGAGTCTCTGTCCTACCCTGTCTCTTTGGTGAAAAGACAGTTCTAAGGATTCTGGATAAATCTAATCTTCAAGTTGATCTCACAAAACTGGGATTTGAAGAAGATTCTTTGAAGAAATTTATGGATTCTTTAAATAAGCCATACGGAATGATACTTGTTACAGGGCCAACAGGAAGTGGTAAGACAACAACACTATATTCGGCACTTAATTATCTTAATAAACCAGGGATTAATATTATGACGGCTGAAGACCCTGTTGAATATAATTTTCTGGGTATGAATCAGGTTCAGATTAAGGAGGAAATAGGACTTACTTTTGCATCGGCACTCAGGGCTTTTTTAAGGCAGAGTCCTGATATTATATTAGTGGGTGAGATTCGTGATTTTGAAACAGCCGAGATTGCAGTGAAAGCAGCCCTCACAGGTCATCTTGTCCTAAGCACTTTGCATACGAATGATGCACCGAGCAGTATAAGCAGATTATTGAATATGGGAATTGAACCATTCCTTGTTTCAGCATCGGTTATTCTTATTGCTGCTCAAAGGCTGGCAAGAAAAGTATGTCAGGAGTGTAAAGAAGAGGAAAAGATTCCTGCGTCTGCCCTTACTCAGCTTGGTTTTTCAGAAGAAGAAGCAAAAACAGTAAAATGCTATAAAGGAAGAGGATGTTCTGTTTGCAGCAATTCAGGATATAAAGGTAGGATAGCATTATATGAGATTATGCCGGTTAGTAATGAAATTAGGGAGATGGTTCTTGAAGGAGCATCTGCGGATGAATTAAAGAAAACAGCGATCAGATTAGGAATGAAGACGTTAAGAATGAGTGGACTCACAAAAGTAAAAGAAGGGGTAACTTCAATAGAAGAAGTATTAAGAGTTACATTTGGAGACTAA
- the rplQ gene encoding 50S ribosomal protein L17, with protein MRHKVDGRLFGRTANQRKALLRGLVNSLLRDERIETTIAKAKEVRRIAEKMVTLGIRGDLHAKRLAFSYLSNRDSVSKLFTEIAPRFSGRNGGYLRMIQTRNRVNDSAPMAVLEFIDYEELKKTKDTKKKSEKKESEKTK; from the coding sequence ATGCGACATAAAGTTGACGGGAGGTTGTTCGGCAGAACCGCAAATCAGAGAAAAGCCTTATTAAGAGGGCTTGTTAATTCTCTTTTAAGGGATGAGAGAATTGAGACTACCATTGCAAAAGCAAAGGAAGTAAGGAGAATTGCAGAAAAAATGGTTACCCTTGGTATAAGGGGGGACCTTCACGCAAAGCGACTTGCATTTTCTTATCTTTCCAACAGGGATTCTGTTTCAAAACTATTTACCGAAATTGCTCCAAGATTTTCTGGAAGAAATGGTGGGTACCTGAGAATGATTCAGACAAGAAACAGGGTAAATGATTCTGCGCCAATGGCTGTTCTGGAATTTATTGATTATGAGGAATTGAAAAAAACAAAAGACACAAAAAAGAAGTCAGAGAAAAAAGAGTCTGAAAAAACGAAATAA
- the infA gene encoding translation initiation factor IF-1, translating to MPPKEDNIEVEGKIVETLPNAMFKVELENGQIILAYVSGKMRMNFIKILPGDKVTVELSPYDLTKGRITYRFK from the coding sequence ATGCCACCAAAAGAAGACAATATAGAGGTTGAAGGTAAAATTGTTGAAACTCTGCCTAACGCAATGTTTAAAGTCGAGCTTGAAAACGGGCAGATAATTCTTGCTTATGTTTCAGGCAAGATGCGAATGAATTTTATAAAGATTTTACCAGGAGATAAAGTTACTGTAGAGTTGTCTCCTTATGACTTAACAAAGGGAAGAATAACATATAGATTTAAATAG
- the rpmJ gene encoding 50S ribosomal protein L36, translated as MKVRSSVKPICAKCKIIKRKGILRIICDNPRHKQRQG; from the coding sequence ATGAAGGTTCGTTCTTCTGTTAAACCAATATGTGCTAAATGTAAGATAATAAAGAGAAAAGGTATTTTACGGATTATTTGTGATAACCCAAGACATAAGCAAAGACAGGGGTAG
- the rpsK gene encoding 30S ribosomal protein S11, with the protein MAQRKKGLKKDKKNITYGSAHIQATFNNTIITITDPNGDVITWASAGNLGFKGSRKGTPYAAQIAAQSAAKKAMDLGMKQVDIYVKGPGAGRESAIRALQAAGLEINLIKDVTPVPHNGCRPPKKRRV; encoded by the coding sequence ATGGCTCAAAGGAAAAAAGGACTTAAAAAGGATAAGAAAAATATAACATATGGTTCTGCACATATTCAGGCTACTTTTAATAATACAATCATTACCATAACAGATCCTAACGGAGATGTTATAACGTGGGCAAGTGCAGGAAATTTAGGATTTAAGGGATCAAGAAAAGGGACTCCATATGCTGCGCAGATTGCGGCTCAATCAGCAGCAAAGAAAGCAATGGATTTAGGCATGAAACAAGTTGATATCTATGTAAAAGGACCTGGAGCTGGGAGGGAGTCCGCAATAAGAGCTCTCCAGGCAGCAGGTCTTGAGATTAATCTCATAAAAGATGTTACACCTGTTCCGCATAACGGATGCAGACCACCAAAAAAGAGGAGAGTATAA
- a CDS encoding YraN family protein yields MKALGNKGEDFAVNFLKKKGYSILARNYKTYIGEVDIIAKEGETIVFVEVKTRANDSFGYPFESVTRRKKEKMRNLALLYLKKLGDDPPVRFDILSIMYGDNNKKEIEHIVDAFEV; encoded by the coding sequence ATGAAAGCTCTTGGCAATAAAGGTGAAGATTTCGCTGTTAATTTCTTGAAAAAAAAAGGATACAGCATCCTTGCAAGAAACTATAAAACGTATATTGGTGAAGTTGATATTATTGCAAAAGAAGGTGAAACGATAGTTTTTGTTGAAGTTAAAACACGTGCAAATGACTCCTTCGGTTATCCTTTTGAGTCTGTAACCAGAAGAAAAAAAGAAAAAATGAGAAATCTAGCTCTGCTTTATCTGAAAAAACTGGGCGATGATCCTCCCGTAAGATTTGATATACTGAGTATTATGTATGGTGATAACAATAAAAAAGAGATAGAACATATTGTGGATGCCTTTGAGGTCTAA
- the map gene encoding type I methionyl aminopeptidase: MVILKSEEEIEKIAQACLIVAKTLNYISDKIKPGITTKEIERLAEIFIIENGGLPAFKGYRGFPASICTSVNNEVVHGIPSNKILKDGDILGIDLGVFKDGFYGDAAYTFPVGKVNSRVETLLRVTEEALYKGIENARSDKRVSDISHSIQRHVEENGFSVVRAFVGHGIGRELHEDPQIPNFGSPGRGPRLRPGMTLAIEPMVNEGGHEVVILDDGWTAVTIDGKLSAHFEHTLLVTSDEPRILTKLN, from the coding sequence ATGGTTATTTTGAAATCAGAAGAAGAGATAGAAAAGATTGCTCAGGCATGTCTGATAGTTGCAAAGACTCTGAATTACATTAGCGATAAAATAAAGCCAGGCATTACAACAAAAGAAATTGAGCGGCTTGCAGAGATTTTTATTATAGAAAACGGCGGGCTCCCTGCATTTAAAGGATATAGAGGGTTTCCGGCGAGTATTTGTACATCCGTAAATAATGAAGTAGTACACGGTATCCCATCTAATAAGATACTGAAAGACGGTGATATATTAGGGATTGACCTGGGTGTTTTCAAAGACGGTTTTTATGGAGATGCTGCTTATACTTTTCCGGTTGGTAAAGTAAATTCAAGAGTTGAAACACTTTTAAGGGTTACTGAAGAAGCTCTTTACAAAGGCATAGAAAATGCGAGGTCTGATAAAAGAGTTTCAGATATATCCCATTCAATACAGAGGCATGTTGAGGAAAATGGTTTTTCTGTAGTAAGGGCATTTGTTGGTCATGGTATTGGGAGAGAATTACATGAAGATCCACAGATTCCAAACTTTGGGTCTCCTGGTCGGGGGCCAAGATTAAGGCCCGGTATGACACTTGCCATTGAACCAATGGTAAACGAAGGTGGGCATGAGGTAGTAATTCTTGATGATGGATGGACAGCTGTAACCATAGATGGTAAATTATCAGCACATTTCGAGCACACTTTACTTGTGACATCAGATGAACCGAGAATATTGACTAAATTAAATTAA
- the galE gene encoding UDP-glucose 4-epimerase GalE — protein MKVLVTGGAGYIGSHIVRTLGEKGYDVTVLDNLSYGNEWAVLNGKLIRGDLADKEFLKNIFEKEGFNAVIHMAAFILVDESIREPLKYYRNNFVNCLNLIETCIKYRVSKFIFSSTAAVYGIPESVPVREDAPLKPINPYGASKTMVEQVLKDVSLCSDLRYISLRYFNVAGADPLVRIGQARKDATHLITVSLRTALGKKSHLDIYGTDYPTPDGTCIRDYIHVDDLSDAHVLALEYLADGGDSNIYNCGYGHGYSVKEVVEQVKKVTGIDFQVKYIDRRPGDPPSLIADSSKLKKELGWTPKYDNLEYIIKTAWEWEKKINSKI, from the coding sequence ATGAAAGTCCTTGTTACCGGAGGAGCAGGCTATATCGGTAGCCACATAGTCAGAACCCTTGGCGAAAAGGGATATGATGTCACAGTCTTAGATAACCTATCTTATGGTAATGAGTGGGCGGTACTTAATGGTAAACTTATAAGAGGTGATCTCGCGGATAAAGAATTCCTTAAAAATATATTCGAAAAAGAGGGGTTTAATGCTGTCATACATATGGCGGCTTTTATATTGGTGGATGAGTCTATTAGAGAACCTCTAAAATATTACAGAAATAATTTTGTTAATTGCCTTAATCTAATTGAAACGTGTATTAAATATCGTGTATCAAAATTTATTTTTTCTTCAACCGCAGCAGTATATGGAATTCCTGAGAGCGTTCCTGTCAGAGAAGATGCTCCTTTGAAACCAATTAACCCTTATGGGGCATCAAAAACTATGGTTGAACAGGTACTGAAAGATGTGTCCTTATGTAGTGACCTGAGATATATCTCATTGAGATATTTCAATGTCGCAGGTGCAGATCCACTTGTTCGTATCGGACAGGCACGGAAAGATGCAACGCATCTTATTACTGTTTCCCTGAGGACTGCACTTGGTAAAAAAAGCCATCTTGATATATACGGAACGGATTATCCTACTCCTGATGGAACCTGTATAAGGGATTACATTCATGTAGATGACCTCTCAGATGCCCACGTACTTGCGCTTGAATATCTTGCTGATGGCGGCGATAGCAATATATACAACTGTGGATACGGTCATGGATACTCAGTAAAAGAGGTTGTTGAACAAGTCAAGAAAGTTACAGGAATTGATTTTCAGGTGAAATACATAGACAGAAGACCAGGGGACCCTCCATCCCTGATCGCAGATTCATCAAAATTGAAAAAAGAGCTTGGCTGGACTCCTAAATATGATAACCTTGAATATATAATTAAGACAGCATGGGAATGGGAGAAAAAAATAAATTCTAAAATCTAA
- a CDS encoding DNA-directed RNA polymerase subunit alpha: protein MDLKKIGFQLPDEIRFDEETLTDSYGKLIAEPLERGFGTTLGNALRRVLLSSVEGAAVTAVKIPGALHEFSTIKGVKEDVIDIILNIKKLRFKLYTNGIRIAKINVKGPKTVTGADIQKDAFFDILNPEQIIANLDKDAFFEAELYIKKGKGYVPAELNKEEDLPMGVIPVDSVFTPVKKVNFTVEKARVGRETDFDRLVMEIWTDGSITPEKTISKAASIIIEHLNLFVLNEEEIQEEVASTEPISFVTPSNEDPVFNSNLLKSVEELELSVRSYNCLKNANIKTIADLVQKTEQEMLRTKNFGRKSLNEIKDILHGMGLRLGMRVDLEALQKKMNIQNSGGIVQNAT from the coding sequence ATGGACCTGAAAAAAATAGGGTTTCAGCTACCCGACGAGATTAGATTTGATGAAGAGACATTAACAGATTCGTACGGAAAACTTATAGCTGAGCCTTTAGAGCGCGGATTTGGGACTACTCTGGGAAATGCCCTGAGGAGGGTTCTTCTGTCTTCTGTTGAAGGTGCAGCAGTAACCGCTGTTAAGATTCCAGGTGCACTACATGAGTTTTCGACTATAAAAGGGGTTAAAGAAGACGTAATTGATATTATTCTCAATATTAAGAAGTTGAGATTCAAATTATATACTAATGGCATACGGATAGCCAAAATTAATGTTAAGGGACCTAAAACAGTTACTGGTGCAGATATTCAGAAGGATGCTTTTTTTGACATATTGAACCCAGAACAAATCATAGCAAATTTAGATAAGGATGCTTTTTTTGAAGCAGAGCTTTACATTAAAAAAGGAAAAGGATATGTTCCTGCTGAATTAAATAAAGAGGAAGACCTGCCAATGGGGGTGATTCCTGTTGATTCTGTTTTTACACCTGTAAAAAAAGTAAATTTTACTGTTGAGAAAGCAAGGGTTGGTAGGGAGACTGATTTCGACAGGCTTGTAATGGAAATATGGACAGACGGCAGTATAACACCTGAAAAAACAATTTCAAAAGCAGCTTCTATCATCATAGAACATTTGAATCTTTTTGTGTTGAATGAAGAGGAGATTCAAGAAGAGGTGGCATCTACTGAACCAATTTCTTTTGTAACTCCATCGAACGAAGATCCAGTATTTAACTCCAATCTCCTAAAGAGTGTTGAAGAGTTGGAGCTTTCTGTTAGATCGTATAACTGTCTTAAAAATGCAAATATTAAAACAATTGCTGATCTTGTTCAAAAGACTGAGCAAGAGATGCTCAGGACAAAGAACTTTGGGCGAAAATCCCTGAATGAGATTAAGGATATTTTACATGGGATGGGACTCCGTCTCGGAATGCGGGTTGATTTAGAAGCGTTACAGAAGAAGATGAATATTCAAAATAGTGGAGGTATTGTCCAAAATGCGACATAA
- the secY gene encoding preprotein translocase subunit SecY, with product MLSSFQNIFKIPELKSRVLFTLALLAVYRIGAHIPTPGINGEELSKFLAEKGGALMGFFDMFSGGALSRVTIFALGIMPYISASIILQLLTVVIPAIGKLAKEGEAGRKKIVRYTRYGTVIISAIQSFGIAAGLEGMAGGAFVQNPGWSFRLMTMITLTSGTAFIMWLGEQITERGIGNGISLIIFAGIVARFPNAIISTIRLIQAGEISIFFVIFLIIMMIAVVAAIIYIERGQRKLPVQYAKRVVGRKVYGGQSTHLPLKINTSGVIPPIFASSILIFPATVAGFIAIPWVQAIARQLAPGTILYSVLYVGMIFFFAYFYTAIIFNPVDIADNLKKYGGYIPGIRPGQKTSEYIYRVLSRLTFVGALYLAIVCIIPEILISRFHVPFYFGGTSLLIAVGVALDTVSQIESHLITRSYEGFLKKGRIKGRRG from the coding sequence ATTCTCTCAAGTTTTCAGAACATATTTAAAATACCTGAATTAAAGAGTAGAGTGCTATTTACATTAGCTCTTCTTGCTGTTTATAGAATTGGAGCTCATATCCCTACTCCTGGAATTAATGGGGAGGAACTCAGTAAGTTTCTTGCAGAAAAAGGTGGGGCACTCATGGGTTTCTTTGATATGTTCTCAGGAGGAGCTCTTTCAAGGGTAACAATTTTTGCTCTTGGGATAATGCCTTATATTAGTGCTTCTATTATTTTACAACTTTTAACTGTTGTTATCCCTGCTATCGGAAAACTTGCAAAAGAGGGTGAAGCAGGTAGAAAAAAGATTGTAAGATATACAAGATATGGCACTGTTATTATAAGCGCTATACAATCTTTTGGAATAGCAGCAGGGCTTGAGGGCATGGCTGGTGGTGCATTTGTTCAAAATCCAGGGTGGTCATTTAGATTGATGACAATGATTACTCTAACATCTGGAACAGCTTTTATTATGTGGCTTGGTGAACAAATTACAGAGAGAGGCATAGGGAACGGTATATCTCTGATTATATTTGCAGGGATTGTGGCGCGGTTCCCGAATGCCATTATTAGTACAATAAGGCTCATACAGGCAGGTGAAATATCAATCTTTTTCGTAATATTCCTTATTATAATGATGATAGCGGTTGTTGCTGCTATAATTTATATTGAGCGTGGACAACGGAAGCTTCCTGTTCAATATGCAAAAAGGGTAGTAGGTAGAAAAGTCTATGGAGGGCAATCGACACACCTTCCATTAAAAATTAACACTTCTGGAGTTATCCCTCCGATTTTTGCCTCTTCGATTTTGATATTTCCTGCTACAGTAGCAGGTTTTATAGCAATACCATGGGTACAGGCAATAGCAAGACAGCTTGCTCCTGGTACTATTCTTTATTCAGTGCTTTATGTAGGTATGATATTCTTTTTTGCATATTTTTATACTGCTATTATTTTTAATCCTGTTGATATTGCAGATAACCTTAAAAAATATGGCGGATACATACCCGGAATAAGGCCTGGACAAAAAACATCTGAATATATTTACAGGGTGTTATCTCGTTTGACATTTGTTGGTGCTTTATACCTTGCAATTGTATGTATTATCCCTGAAATTCTTATTAGCCGGTTTCATGTGCCTTTTTATTTCGGTGGAACTTCTCTACTAATAGCAGTCGGTGTAGCTTTAGATACTGTATCACAGATAGAATCCCATTTGATCACGCGTTCATATGAAGGATTTCTCAAAAAGGGCAGGATAAAGGGAAGAAGGGGATAG
- the rpsM gene encoding 30S ribosomal protein S13, with translation MARIAGVDLPKNERVEIGLTRIFGIGRSVSNKILSETNINPDKRVKDLSDEEIVKIRTIIERDYRVEGDLRRDISMNIKRLIDIGSYRGQRHRLGLPLRGQRTRTNARTRKGPRKAVMGKKKEA, from the coding sequence TTGGCAAGGATTGCTGGAGTTGATCTGCCTAAAAACGAACGTGTAGAAATCGGTTTGACGAGAATTTTTGGTATTGGAAGATCTGTATCAAATAAAATACTATCCGAGACCAATATAAATCCTGATAAAAGGGTAAAAGACCTGAGTGATGAAGAGATAGTTAAGATAAGAACTATTATTGAAAGGGATTATAGAGTTGAAGGAGATTTAAGGCGTGATATTTCAATGAATATCAAAAGACTTATAGATATCGGAAGCTATAGAGGACAAAGGCACCGTTTAGGACTTCCTTTAAGAGGACAGAGGACAAGAACTAACGCACGTACACGAAAAGGCCCACGAAAAGCAGTAATGGGCAAGAAAAAAGAGGCATAA
- the pilB gene encoding type IV-A pilus assembly ATPase PilB gives MAIKIGQLLLQANVVTEEQIKEAITLQKKEGGRLGTNLIKLGYITEEKLVNFLSKQFNVPAINLIDYKIDPSVLKLIPLEIARKYLIIPVARVGATLTIAMMDPTNVFAIDDVKFMTGYNVDVVVAGESAILNAIATYYKKTDDALIASKKLSAKALQAKDYTLSEEELKEEEMTTSIDESLVVDVDEFDKVVGEALDDIEVVEEKEEEAVKEVERPIVKLVNGILINAIKERASDIHIEPYETSMRVRQRVDGVMYTVMNLPVKIKNAVTSRLKIMANLDIAERRLPQDGRIKLKLGKKREIDFRVSTVPCLFGERTVLRILDKTNLQVDLTKLGFEEDSLKIFMDALDKPYGMILVTGPTGSGKTTTLYSALNYLNKIGVNISTAEDPVEYNFLGINQVHVKEDIGLTFAAALRSFLRQDPDIIMVGEIRDFETAEIAVKAALTGHLVLSTLHTNDAPSTVSRLLNMGIEPFLVSASVILIASQRLARKICPNCKEEDKVPISALIQLGFPEDEAKGIQCYKGKGCSSCNNSGYKGRIALYEVMPLSEELKEMILEGASADELKKTAIRLGMKTLRMSGLSKIKNGITTIEEVLRVTFGD, from the coding sequence ATGGCTATAAAAATAGGTCAATTACTCTTGCAGGCAAATGTTGTAACAGAAGAACAGATTAAGGAAGCAATTACTTTACAAAAAAAGGAAGGCGGAAGACTTGGAACAAATCTTATCAAATTAGGTTATATTACCGAAGAAAAACTTGTTAATTTTCTGAGCAAGCAGTTTAATGTGCCAGCAATAAATCTAATTGATTATAAAATAGATCCATCTGTTTTAAAACTTATTCCACTCGAGATTGCAAGAAAATACCTTATTATACCTGTTGCCCGTGTCGGTGCCACATTAACAATTGCAATGATGGACCCAACAAATGTATTTGCTATAGATGATGTAAAGTTTATGACTGGTTATAATGTTGATGTTGTAGTGGCAGGAGAATCAGCAATTTTAAATGCAATTGCAACCTATTATAAGAAAACAGATGATGCACTTATAGCTTCAAAGAAGTTGTCAGCTAAAGCATTACAGGCGAAAGATTATACTCTTTCTGAAGAGGAATTAAAGGAAGAAGAAATGACGACTTCAATAGATGAAAGTCTTGTTGTTGATGTTGATGAATTTGATAAAGTTGTGGGAGAGGCTCTTGATGATATAGAGGTTGTCGAAGAAAAGGAAGAAGAAGCTGTAAAAGAAGTAGAACGGCCGATTGTAAAACTTGTTAATGGTATACTTATAAATGCGATAAAGGAAAGGGCAAGTGATATACATATAGAGCCATATGAAACTTCCATGCGGGTAAGACAAAGGGTTGATGGCGTTATGTATACTGTTATGAACCTACCTGTAAAGATAAAGAATGCTGTTACATCAAGGTTAAAAATAATGGCAAATCTCGATATTGCTGAACGAAGGCTCCCGCAGGATGGAAGAATTAAGCTAAAGCTTGGGAAAAAAAGAGAAATAGATTTTCGTGTATCTACTGTTCCATGCCTTTTTGGAGAAAGAACTGTTTTGAGAATTCTCGACAAAACAAACCTTCAGGTGGATCTAACAAAACTTGGGTTTGAGGAAGATTCCCTGAAAATATTTATGGATGCACTGGATAAACCATATGGCATGATTCTTGTGACTGGGCCAACAGGAAGTGGTAAGACGACGACTCTATATTCTGCATTAAATTATCTTAATAAAATAGGAGTAAATATTTCCACAGCTGAGGATCCTGTTGAATATAACTTCCTTGGAATAAATCAGGTGCATGTTAAAGAAGATATAGGGCTAACATTTGCAGCAGCACTCAGATCATTTTTAAGACAGGATCCTGATATTATTATGGTTGGAGAGATTCGTGACTTTGAAACAGCCGAGATTGCAGTGAAAGCAGCTTTAACAGGTCATCTCGTCCTGAGTACCCTGCACACGAATGACGCTCCAAGCACTGTGAGCAGATTATTGAATATGGGAATTGAACCATTCCTTGTTTCAGCTTCAGTGATTCTTATTGCTTCCCAGCGATTAGCAAGAAAAATATGTCCTAATTGCAAAGAGGAGGATAAGGTGCCAATTTCTGCTCTAATTCAACTTGGCTTTCCAGAAGATGAAGCAAAAGGTATACAATGTTACAAAGGCAAGGGATGTTCATCATGTAATAATTCTGGATATAAAGGCAGGATAGCTTTATATGAGGTTATGCCACTGTCAGAAGAACTTAAGGAAATGATTCTTGAAGGAGCCTCTGCTGATGAATTGAAAAAAACGGCTATCAGGTTAGGGATGAAGACATTAAGAATGAGTGGCCTGTCAAAAATTAAGAATGGTATTACCACTATAGAAGAGGTTTTGCGTGTTACTTTTGGAGATTAA
- the rpsD gene encoding 30S ribosomal protein S4 — translation MARYIGSLCRICRREGDKLFLKGDRCYTEKCAIERRKYPPGQHGQGYRKLSDYGVQLREKQKVRRMYGILERQFRRYFSEAERKKGITGDKLLQIIESRLDSIVYRMGFASNRRKARQLIGHGHILVNGKRVNLPSYTIKGGDIIEVKESSKDIPEITDSISKSEHRGMPAWVEVDIANLRGKVLQIPSREDIQLPVQEQLIVELYSK, via the coding sequence GTGGCAAGATATATAGGTTCATTATGCAGAATATGTCGGAGAGAAGGAGATAAATTATTTTTGAAAGGTGACAGGTGTTATACAGAAAAATGTGCTATCGAAAGAAGAAAATATCCTCCTGGACAACACGGTCAGGGTTACAGAAAACTGTCTGATTATGGAGTGCAGCTTAGAGAAAAGCAAAAAGTAAGAAGAATGTATGGAATACTCGAGAGACAGTTTAGGAGATATTTCTCTGAAGCAGAAAGAAAGAAGGGTATTACAGGAGATAAATTACTTCAAATCATTGAGAGTCGGCTTGATAGTATAGTTTATAGAATGGGTTTTGCATCAAACAGGAGAAAGGCAAGGCAGCTTATCGGACATGGTCATATATTAGTAAATGGCAAAAGGGTAAATCTACCATCGTATACAATCAAGGGGGGAGATATAATTGAGGTAAAGGAATCAAGCAAAGATATTCCAGAAATTACAGATAGCATTTCTAAAAGCGAACATAGAGGAATGCCTGCTTGGGTTGAAGTGGATATTGCTAATCTAAGAGGTAAGGTTTTACAGATTCCATCTCGTGAGGATATACAACTGCCTGTTCAGGAACAGCTAATCGTTGAGCTTTATTCCAAGTAA